A section of the Methanofollis sp. genome encodes:
- a CDS encoding aconitase X catalytic domain-containing protein codes for MYLEPEEEKMQNGEYGETMQQMLEILVGLGKVFGAEKLIPIASAQVSGASYKTIGKWGLEWLQGLDAHVAVPTVLNPIGMARDRWKEMGIPEVFAQQQEAVVAAYGRLGIKLECTCTPYYVSQTQYGEHLAWAESSAVVYANSVIGARTNREGGPGALAAAIVGKTPYYGLHLFKNRLPNIGITVDDPAALKDAAEYGALGYVAGKIVGNRIPLFSGIRPPRDHLKALGAAMAATGAVALFHVDRITPEARLPTFKRDVPETVEIRMDEVREVFSSIEVDAIAVGCPHLSPAELENLAGLLAGKKVNKPFFVFAAQGVIAENRDAVATIEKSGARVYADTCVVVSPALDRYDAIMVNSGKALAYVPTMCGAVARIGTMEECVAVATM; via the coding sequence ATGTATCTGGAACCTGAAGAAGAAAAAATGCAGAACGGCGAGTACGGCGAGACGATGCAGCAGATGCTGGAGATCCTCGTCGGACTCGGCAAGGTCTTCGGCGCCGAGAAACTCATCCCGATCGCGAGCGCCCAGGTCTCGGGGGCGTCGTACAAGACGATCGGGAAATGGGGTCTCGAATGGCTGCAGGGCCTGGACGCCCATGTGGCGGTGCCGACTGTCCTGAACCCGATCGGCATGGCCCGCGACCGCTGGAAGGAGATGGGGATCCCCGAGGTGTTCGCACAGCAGCAGGAGGCGGTGGTCGCGGCCTACGGGCGTCTCGGCATCAAACTCGAGTGCACCTGCACGCCGTATTATGTCTCCCAGACGCAGTACGGCGAGCACCTGGCCTGGGCCGAGTCGTCGGCCGTCGTCTATGCGAACTCTGTCATCGGGGCCAGGACGAACCGCGAGGGAGGGCCGGGCGCCCTTGCCGCGGCGATCGTCGGCAAGACGCCGTACTACGGCCTGCACCTCTTCAAGAACCGCCTGCCGAACATCGGGATCACGGTGGACGACCCGGCGGCGCTGAAGGACGCGGCCGAGTACGGGGCCCTGGGCTATGTGGCCGGGAAGATTGTCGGGAACAGGATCCCTCTCTTCTCCGGGATCAGGCCGCCCCGCGACCACCTCAAGGCCCTGGGCGCGGCGATGGCGGCGACCGGGGCGGTGGCCCTCTTCCACGTGGACAGGATCACCCCCGAGGCCCGCCTGCCGACGTTCAAGCGCGATGTCCCGGAGACTGTCGAGATCAGGATGGACGAGGTGCGGGAGGTCTTCTCCTCGATCGAGGTGGACGCGATCGCGGTCGGGTGCCCCCATCTCTCTCCCGCCGAACTCGAAAACCTCGCCGGTCTCCTCGCCGGGAAAAAGGTGAATAAGCCCTTCTTCGTCTTCGCCGCACAGGGCGTCATCGCGGAGAACCGCGACGCCGTGGCGACGATCGAGAAGAGCGGGGCGCGGGTCTATGCCGACACCTGCGTCGTCGTCTCCCCGGCCCTGGACAGGTACGACGCGATCATGGTGAACTCGGGCAAGGCCCTCGCGTATGTGCCGACGATGTGCGGGGCGGTGGCCCGTATCGGGACGATGGAGGAGTGCGTGGCCGTCGCCACGATGTGA